Sequence from the Arvicola amphibius chromosome 3, mArvAmp1.2, whole genome shotgun sequence genome:
ctctaggatcataaacaataagctcaatgtcctttgtttatggctagtatccatttatgagtgagtacatactatattcatattttggggtctgggttacctcaccaggatagtgttttctaattccattcatttgcatgtaaaattcaagatggcattgttttttaccactgagtagtaatctaatgtgtaaatgtgccacactttctttatccattcttctgttgaggagcatctaggttgtttccaggttctggctattacaaataatgctgctatgaacatattaaacagatgcttttgtagtataattgagcatcttttgcaTATATTCccaagtggtattgctggatcctgaggtaggttgacttccaattttctgagaaactgcaacactgatttccaaagtggttgcacaattttgcattcccaccagcaatggatgagtgtttcccttactccacatcctctccagcataagctatcattggtgtttttgatcttagctattctgataggtgtaatatgatatctcagatttgttttgatttgcattttcttgatagctaagaagttgaacatgtccttaagtatcttttggccatttgaaattcttctgttgagaattctctgattagttcagtacaccattttgaattgggttatttagaattttaatgtctaatttcttgagttctttatatattttggagaacagtcttttgtctgatgtggggtttgtgaagatcttctcccatttagtaggttgcctttttgtcttattaactgtgtcctttgctttacagaaggttctcATTTTTAggaggtcttatttatttattgttgctcttattttctgtgctactggggtcatatctaggaagtggtctcctgtgcccatgcattggaGGCTACATAGCactttctatcaggttcagtgtggtcagatttatattgaggtctttaatccatttggacttgttttgtgcatggcaatagatatggatctattttcattcttctacaggttgacatccagttatgcaagcaccatttgttgaagatgctttcttttttccattgtataactctagcttttttgtcaaaaatcgggtgtttctaggtgtgtggattaatatctgcatctttaattcaattccattgctcaacatctctgttttatgCAATTcataagctgttttcattactgtggctctgtaatagagcttgatgtcagggatggtaatgcctatggaagttcctttattgtataggattgttttgtctatattggggttttttttgtctttccatataaagttgattatttttctttcaaggtctatgaagaattatgttggtattttgatagggattgcattgaatctatagattgcttttggtgggattgccatttttaccatgttgatCCTTCTTATCCAAGAGCttaggagatccttccattttctggtgtcttcattaatatttttcctCAAAGACccaaagtttttgtcaaataggtctttcacttccttggttagtgttaccctaacatattgtatgttatttgtggctattatgaaaggtgatgtttctctgatttccctctcagcttctttatctttcatgtataggagggctactgattttttttagttgatcttgtatcctgccacatcactgaaggtatttatcagcctAAGAGTTCTCTGgcagagtttttggggtcacttatgtacatgATTATATCATCTATGaaaaatgaaagtttgacttcttcctttctgatttgaattcccttgatctccttatgttgtcttattgctattgctagaacttcaaacactatgttaaagagatatggagggagtggacagcctgtcttgttcctaattttagtgaaattgctttcagtttctctccatttaatttgatgttagctgttggcttgctgcatattgcttttattatatttagatatgatccttgtatccccaATCTCtgtaagacttttatcatgaaggggtgttgggttttgtcaattacttttttagcatctaataaaatgatcatatggttttttctttcagtttatttatatgatgaattacattgatagattttcatatgtatcCTGCCCTGTATCTCTGAgctaaagcctacttgatcatgatggatgatttttgatgtgttcttggtttcagttggacagtattttattgagaatgtttgcatcgatgttcatgagtgagattggtgtgtaattctctttcttgtttgagtctttgtgctGTTTTGGTAATAGtaactgtagccttataaaaagagtttggcaatgacccttctgttCCTATTATGTGGAGCActttaagaagtataggtattaactcttcttggaagttctgctATAATTCTGCACTAAAACGATCCAGCCCCGGAGtttattttggttgggaggtttttgatgacagcttcaaTTTCCTTACAgcttatatgtctatttaaattgctcacctagtcttcatttaactttggtatgtggtatctaCCTAAAAAATTGTccacttcttttacattttccagttttgtggagtatagattctcgtagtaagacctaatgattctctgaattttcttacTGTCTGTTGTTGcccttttcatttcagattttgttaatttggatgttctcactctgccttttgataagtttggataagggtttgtcagcctttttgactttctcaaagaaccagctctttgtttcattgattctttggattgttttctgtgttttgattttgttgatttcagtcctcagtttggttattttcagtcttctactcctcctcggtgagtctacttcttttttttttctagagctttcaggtgtgctgttaaatctctaatgtgagctttctccgtttttttttttaatgtgggcacttaatgctatgaactttcctcttgtCACTGTTTTCATAGAggcccataggtttggatatgttgtgccttcattttcattctattcaagaaagactttaatttccttatttatttcctcctttgcccatgggtggttcagtagttgactattaagtttccatgagtttgtaggctttctgggggtactattgttgttaaattctaactttactccatggtgatcctataGGACACAGGGGGctactccaatttttttgtatctgtggatgtttgctttgttactgagtatatgatcaattttagagaaggttccataaggtgctgagaagactgtattttcttttctgtttgggtgaagGTTCCATGAAGGGCTGAGAAGAActaaattcttttctgtttggatggaatgttctataggtgtctgagtccatttgattcattatgtctgttagttctcttatttctctgttaagtttctgtctggttgaacTGTCCAtcagtgagagaggagtgttaaaatctcctactattagtgtgtggggtttgatgtgcaatttaagttttagtaattttttttttacatatgtgtgtgctcttatattaggggcatagatattcaggattgaggcttcatcttgatgaattgatcctgttatgagtataaagtgtccttctccatctcttctgactgattttagattgaaatcaattttgttagatattagtatagccacacctgcttgtttcttaggtccatttgattggaaaaccttttcccaaccctttacattgaggtagtgtttgtctttgaggttgaagtgtggttttttgagttttgaggggggtttttgatttttcaagacaggctatctctgtggctttggagcctgtcctgaaactagctcttgtagaccaggctggcctcaacctcacagaaatccacctgcctctgcctcctgagtgctgggattaaaggcatgagccaccactgcccggctcacgtgtgtttcctgtaaacagcagaatgctggatcctgttttcatatccattctcttaacctgtgtctttttatatgtggattgagtccattgatattaagcaatattaatggcCTGTGGTTGTTATCTTTCATTCAAAATGGCAAAGATGTCTAACAAGTAAGTTATTTTCTgaaattcacttttatttctgaACCGTGTTTCAAACTGTGGTCTTgctttttgatttaaaaatgtcttcagtTCGTTACAAAGccaaaaagatgtttttaaacttttcctCTTGACAACTATCTCACTTCACTGTGAAATAGCAGAGCTTTGTAACTCTTGTGGCATGTCTTCATTGCTAATATTTACCTATGAATTATACAGTGACTTCTCATGACTTGGTGATCGTTCAGTACCAAATGTGGAAATCCAGATCCACATTTAGTATAGCTGGAGCACCATCTTGCAAACATCACAAACCTTGTCCCAAGAGAGTGTAAACCATGTCAAAGTCATCAGTTGTTCTTTCAAGAAAGAATAACTTTCTTGCAAAAAAGAAACTCATCTTTAAAGTCACTATACCTAATATACTTCACATAAACCAGCAACTGTGGACAATGTGCAACATCTGTAGACTCATCAGACTTGATACTAAATATTGAAAGTGGAGCAAATTTAATTTCCTGGATTACCTAACCAAGAATATAAGCAGATATGTCATTTATTCTTCTGTGGACAGTGTTATTAGTTAAGGAAATTGCACTCAGTTGCATAACAAATTCATCTCTGATCATAACTCAATGTTTTTGGTCACTGGCAAAGTAAATCTTCAGCATTGATGTGAAGGTTCATAGATCTGGGGACATTGAGTGCCACCAAATATGAAGTTTCAACAGCTGCTACTATTTTGCTTGTGGTACTTGCCACTGGTATCAAGTTTGGCTTTCTTGACCCTATCAGCTTTCCTTCTAAAATAGTTGGTATCCTTACTGGCAAAGCTCAGATACTTGCTATCAAAGTGGTATTTTAGTGTATTTGGTTTCATAGATTCAGCTGATAGAACTTCACAACAAATAACACGTTGTAGTTTCTGCTATAACTACTGATGTAAAACCATACTGAAAAAAATCAccacaattttttcttttctaaattttcttctctATATGATCCATTGTCATGGATAgtttttctaatgaaaataatGTAGAGCAAtagctttaataataaaaaagatgatGCATGGCAGAGTTTGGTCAATACAGATCATTAAAGTTTCTATGATTTATGACTGTCTCTCTTTTACATACCTGCTACCATCACAAGGGAGCAGGATTCACACCAGTCATGGCTGAGTGTAAGAAGAATGATCAGCATCCAGATTAGGTGCCCATggttcagattttcttttctcactaGTTGATGGCTTTACAGTACatgattttgcatttatttggtAATTATAACTCATGAAGTAgagcaagattaataaaaacccagaggcagaaattggggttcagcctgaaggtcagaaaagcaaaacagccagccagtgactcttacctctacctcaatctgaaatggcaatcctgctcCCAagtaatctcagaatgagactgtgtatgaGAGATGTCTCCTCCAGCTAttcttctccagtgctggaattaaaggaattcatcactactgcctggtgtggaagaattgtctgtattctgtcagtcatgttttaaataaacgctgattggccaggcaggaggtataggcaggaaaaccagacaggaaggagaaaatgatgtaatgagaacaggagaactctgggaaggaggaagttgattcctcccactcctgcccagatcaccgaagcagcaggatgtgatctgcaccactgaaaaaaggtactgagccacatggctaacatagatcagaaaaatgggttgatcaagatgtgagagttagccagtgagaggctagagctaatgggccaatcagctttgtaacttatagagatctctgtgttgtttctttggggaatgccagctgtggggtacagggcaggacagaaaccccaacaagcaggcctggcttccatTCATTGTTAcaactgcccagtttctatgacaaaataGTTTGACTACTGGGATTGAactgtgtcatcactgcctggtctgtaagactgatcagtacagctgctttactctctgaacttcaggtaagctttatttactaaaatacaaatgaactatctCTACAATGAAGTGACAGTTTGCCTCTAGTATTGCTGCTTTCAACACAGTAGCTGTTCTCTACACATGTGTGACTGGTCCTCATAAACACATTATGGCACCAGTCATGTCACATAAGCCTGTATTTGTTCTGGACATATGTGATGGGGTTGGCTCAGTGTGGCATCATGCCCAATACTCAATTATGGGCATATTTGCATGTGGGTGCACCACCTGGAGACTAATAGAGGAGCAGCATCTCAtttcctaagaccatcagaaatataTGTTTTCCAGTATTCTTAGAGGACTCCTATGAAAAAGGGTCATTTGAACCCCAAAGGGATCAAGACCCATGGGCTCTAGATTATGACAAGTTGATATAAAATGACTAGTACTAGGTAACTTTCACCTTCTTCTGTGTTCACATGTACCCAAACTCATGTgcatattcatacacatgcacacataattttttatcttttttaaaataagtcatcAGATGTCTCAATATGCCTAACATCTGCACAAGATAACATAGGCTTGATGTTCAAGAAAGCTAAAGTGTCTAAACAGCTGATACATAGATTATTATATCGTTGCAATAATGTACTTATCTATCCTTTTAATCTAATGCCATTTGTGCTCACAATAAATTTGTAGAAAACTATAACAAGTCttcttctgtcccaccagccagctcccaaataatgatatgGAGCCTTATTAATTTCAAAAGCTCAGCTTATAGCTTAGCCTTGTCTCAtcaagctcttataacttaaattaacccatttatattaacccaCATTCTGCCATATGgcattccctttcttccatcttgaaccttctgttttctctctgtgtctcctgatGTCTCCTTTtcacctagattcctcctcttcctctctcttccagaaATCCTGTCTATACCCCTGCCCAgatattggccatttagctttttattacaccaataaCAGAAATACACTTTCACACAGGGTACAAACACCtgcacttcccccttttgtctaaattataaaaaaggttttaactcttttttttctttttttttttcttgagacagggtttctctgtagtttctagagcctgtcctggaactagctcttgtagaccaggttggcctcgaactcagagatctacctgtctctgcctcccgagtgctgggattaaaggcgtgcgccaccaccgcccggctaaaaaggttttaactctaacatagtaaaactatatacaagaaGGAcaatatcaagtaagaattacattcacaatgttcaGTCCACATATTTGTACATCTTATGACATATAACAtcttatgacatatatatatatatatatatttcatagttTCATTTTGTGCCACCAGGGAAGAAGAGGAATATGTGTACATTTAGTTCATTTCTGCACTGCTGCAGTTCCTAATGCCACTCATCTTGTGGACAAGTAGATACCTCCAGTGCATACACCTGAATAACCACTTCTGGTTCCAACCACTGTCCAGTACAGAACATGATTCTTCTAATGGTGTTCTGGCTGGTTTTATGACAAATTGATACAAACCAGAGTCATTTTAGAAGAGATAACCTTAGTTGAGAAAATTTCATcaaattggcctgtaggcaagctcCTGATGcatttcttgattggtgattggtgtgggagggcccagctctctGTGACTAGTGTCAACCGGAGCTAGTAGTTCTTGATACTGAAAGACCTAATTTCTAGGAttcagggaaggatcccccagactcaataagccacactaatggatgcaaacagcaagaggattctttaatgtcgaAGGCACCAACAGGGGACTCACtcctccagtgagactgagccccttGGTATTTCTCCAGCAAgtatttatagggtctcagggttacataacagggaaacACAGCAACAGCATATCATtagtcaactcaaattaacatatagGGGTCAACATTAGGACGAAAataagtctaacaggataaaaacaaatcaggGCAAAAagcaagtctaacaggataaacaCAAGTCTAACAAAACAaatcaggacaaaaacaagtctaaattaaacCAGTTTTCAGCCAGCCAGTTTTTGCctccctgagctttgatacacaaaggactgggtgtttttctcaaggctgctcctgctgcccacagatatcctgtttttggCCCCTTGGCAGGTGTAGCCAGTCTCAAGACTACTTTTGCTGCccataggtatcctgtttttaCCTGACCtagttgatcacaaaaacatcttaagatggagactagggttggggtctttcaataCTAAAAGAAATCAGGTAAACATATCAGTGCTCTCCCACAATGAAATGCTCACCTACTCAAATCAGTACTCAAACAGTTTCTAGATCTAttaaacatttgtgtttttaaaaaaaacagaagagcATTGCAGAAAAGCTAAAATTTGCTATGAAACAGGGATTAAGGGATTGCAGGGAGATCAGTCCCAAAGGATAGATCTATAACACAATTCCAGGACATAAGtcccaaaggaaaaagaacagaatgtAAAAAGACAGTGAGAGCCAGGGGATACATCTATAACACAATTCCAGGACATAAGTCCCAAAGGAACAAGAACAGAAGGTAAAAAGACAGTGAGACCCTGGAGACCAGGAAATCTGCTATGAGATGGTGACTCCTAGGAATGACAGAAAAGCTACATGGTTGATACCCTAGTCATTTGACTGCTTACACAATACATGACCAGTAACAACACATATGCTAACACACATGAGAGAAATATCACAAAGCTCTAGCTCTAgacaaaaaaactaaaagcaaaaggCCCATAGTTTTAGCTATCCCTCCCTGTATTTGCTCCCTTACTCACCTCTTGGCTTCCTCTTCCCATTTGATCCTCTTTTTTCAGTACCTTCTATCCATTCATAGCTATCTTTTTCCCCATTCTAAGGAGATCAATCCCTCCTCTATACTTTCTTACTCTAAACCTGCCCTCTGTGGCTGTATGCATTGTAGATTATTAATGTTTTAACTAATGACAAGAAGAAAGAGACCATTGTCAAGTTATTATATTGGAATTGCCATAAACTCAAATTGAGAAGACATGAGTTAGCTAGCCAGGATCTTATTCTCAGTGAGAACGTTGTACAAAGTATGACATCCCCATGGATATTTTttctaatgtaaaaataaaggagtagtaaaattgagaaaagataccattggaaaatgtttctttccaataataatgtttataaaaatgaagaacatGGTGAACAATCCAATAGAAGTCTTCTGTAGGTAATAGAAGATTTAAGTCAAATctgcaaatcaaaccaaatcgCGATTCCCATTTTGACACAACATGAGTAGAAAGACAATAagacttacttttaaaaactgagcAGACGACAGTGTTCCGTAAGTTCTTCAAGCAGTCACATAGCAAAGATTCCATGTTGATTATCATGTCTTGGTGAGTTTCACCAAGTTATCATGTCTTGGTGAGCTCTTACGTTATCATCAGATAATACATGACTAATTGTATAGGAGTATACAGTGAACATATCTTGGTTTTATGACAGTTCATCTCTCATGTGATTAATAACCTTTTGTTAGTCTCATCTCACACTATGAACTCCTATGTTGTTTATTGATGGGATACACTTCAAACTTCTCCCAATATCCTGCAATTTTGTCTTCTTAAAGTATTCCTGTAGCTACTGTATAAATTTGGTGCGGTGATTGTCATAGATAACACATTGGCTTAACTGGACATTTGACACAGGAAACAATGCTATAAAAATGCTTTCTGAGAAATGCTGAAGACTGCATTAACATTTATGTGAAATTTGTATAGGTACTTtgtctataatattttaatatgcaatCTTCATGCTTTTCAGGAATtcagaaactgaaagaaatggAATTATATAGAAAGACTAAGAAATTCTTCCTAGTGACTCTAAAATGACTTTACAGAATCATGGGTTCATTTATCTTTATCAAATTATCCTTGTTAGTTATACAATACTGAGTGCCtaataaactaaaattaaccACCAAAAATCAAATCTAAAGGCAACTAATAAGTACTGAGAGGGGGACTGGGACTCTCCTAGGAATTATCCCCCTCTAATTAGTTATCCAATACAAAGTGATCAAAACTGAAATCATATGCAGACAAACCACACCAAACTAACTGAGAGCAGgctgaactctgtgtgtgtgtgtgtgtgtgtgtgtgtgtgtgtgtgtgtgtgtgtgtgtagcaataacaatcaaagaaaaagaagacaagaattTGAAAGGGATTCGGGGAGTGCATGGAACAGCTTGGTGATAAAGGATATGGGAGGgattggagggaggagagtgatgtaattagttttaaaatttgtaatacaaatcaataaatacataACAAAAAGGAAATCAGGCTGAGCCAGCTATAAGGAGaaagcaagtaagcagcacccGTTCATGACTCTTAGAGTTAGTTCCTTCCTCCAGCTTTCTACTCTGATTTATCGGGCTGAAGGACTGTGAACTATAACCCTAAGAAAGATGGGCTTAAATTTTCATGGTAATTTCCCAGAGTCATTCTTCAAAACATAATCTTAATAGGgcagttttatatttctttttaacctAACCATATGGCCATAATATGGGCAACTCCCTTGCATTGgtaaaaattcaaacaaattgGGAAATAGAATGCACTTTATCTCACTGAAGTGATTGTTTTTATCTTCTTCAATAAGAACAGAACCCTTCTATCCATTCATGGTAGTATTGTCATCCAaaagcaaagcagttctttacAGGTGAGCTGAGAATCATCCACAAAATATTATACAAGCAGTAGCAATGGAATTAAACCGATGCTTGGGTACTTCTAAGTAGTCACATGCACATCTGCAGTAATATCTTGTGTaaatcatttccattttattatagAGATTTTCTAAGTGCTACCCTCCCTGATAAGGTATATCTCTGACACTGCCTTGAAAAATTGTAGACATTTccaattttaagattattttatacCCTTTAGTTATAGGGGATAATATATTCATAAAGTTATAGCAAATCTCTTAGATTAAATACTTCATATGCAATAAAAATTCATTCCTCACAATTCTGAagattggaaaatttaaaattaagaaatgataGATTTGGTGTCAATTGAGGGCCAATTTTCTGGCTCATAAATGGTACCTTCTTATTATGTTCTTTTGTAGAGAAGAGGCAAGATAGCTCCCTAGGACCTTTTGTTTCTATAAGAAGCTTTATTTCTGTGGGTACCATCAGGAATAAATCTAATTGCTTTCAAATTCCTCCCTTTTAATAAAATCACTTTGGTTATATTGTTTTAACGTACAAGTCAGGGGTACAAAAATGCTCAGATCATAGATCATTTCACTATGTAATAGCAAGGTTGGAAATTTTCAGGTCTAAAATCTCAGCAGTGATTTCTGAGTGGTGCCTACAATCTTTCATGGTAATTTTCAGCCTGTACAGAGAGATACTGTCTACTATTAACATACATTCTAGCATGTGCCTAATTAATGAAGCATTTATAGACACAAATATTGAATACTATACATGGACTTAAGTTCTATAAATGAGCTATTTCATAACTTTTGTCAAACAATTCACGAGTAGGTATTTTAAAGGTTGTTTTGACTTccaaaaatgtaaacattatactgaaatgaagaaatgtgtcacaaaaaagaagggagaaggataAAACTGAAGGTAACAAAGGAGGCATCACATAAGTTTCAGATAGAGTACTCACAgtataattttatcaaaataGAGGAACAAACTGAATAGAAATTCTACATGATTAATAAGCAGAATTTCTTTAGCCTACTGCTTTACTTCTATCAGCTCAGAAACCTAAAACCAGTGACCTTATCACATAACAAAAAGGATTCTCCCAAGTGTTTGTAAGGCCTTCTtaatgtctttgtttctcaagctGTAGATGAAAGGGTTCAGCATGGGTGTGACCACTGTATACATTACTGAGGCCACCATGCCCTTCCAAGAAAAGGAAGTTTCATCAGAACTAAGGTACACACCAAGACCTGTCCCGTAGAATAATGAAACCACTGAGAGATGAGAACCACAAGTGGAAAATGCCTTATATTTTCCTTCTGATGATGGAATTTGAAAAATGGAGGAAACAATTTGAGAGTAGGAATAAAGGATCCCTGAAAAAGGAACAAAGCCAAGAATACATGTCACAATATAAAGAAGGATATGGTTGAGAAGTGTGTCTGAACAGGCTACAGTGAGGGCCTGAGCAAGTTCACAGTAAAAGTGTTTAATTATCTGATTCGTGCAGAAGGATAATCGCAGCATCAACAGACTCTGGATCAGAGAGTATAGGCAGCTGATGAACCAGGACACAAGAACCAGCAGGCCACACAGTTGGGGGTTCATGATTACTGGGTAGTGAAGAGGGTGGCAGATGGCCACAAATCTGTCATAAGCCATCAGAGTGAGAAGAAATGTGTCCATGCCTCCAAAGACCATGAAAAAATACATTTGGGTGATGCATCCTGCATAGGTGATGGACTTGCTCTGTGTTTGAATGTTCACCAACATCTTTGGGATGGTTGTAGAGATGAAACAAATGTCAGAAAAGGACAGGttggagaggaagaagtacatgggggtatGCAGGTGGGAGTCAGAGCTGACCGCCAGAATGATGAGCAGGTTCCCAAGCACAGCAACCACAAACATGAGTAGAAACAGTCCAAATAGCAAGGGTTGATACTCTGCATCTTCGGAAAACCCCAACagtaaaaattctaaaatacgTGTTTGGTTTTCTGTATTCATGTTGTTGACGTATGGGAGAAAAAGAATGGGAAACATATACCACACAGTCTCTaaattctgtctttttatttactGGGATGTAAGACAGAATAAATCTACAAAGTTAAACCAGATGAAGACCAGAGAACCTTCAGATTTTTCAAGCCACAATAGTGGATCCACTCTGACCTCCAATCTCATTTTCAACACTTTTCAGTGATTACATTAAATTCTGATCATTCAGAAAGGCTTCCATTTGTGAGCATGATCATACTCGCTCCTGGACGCATTCCTTTTGAAATTTCActgttctctttaaaaattttatcttcttAATGCCTACCTGTTTTCATATATGTGATATAGTTTATGGCTGTTCAGATGACTCCCAATTCCATCCGGTCTCAATACCAGCTGATTCTTTGACAGAGGAAGATTTCATACAGTTTTGGCACATGAATTAATAAATCAGTGAACATATGAAAAAATAACTTTCCACTTTGATAGCATTTCACTGTAATCTAGGTATCTGTTCCTCAAAAATCATCAACACTAGCTCTAAAGAAGACTACTATAGAGAGACAAGGTAAGTAAGAGCAGAGAAAAGGTATAGAAAaaactttttctactttttgcCCAGGTAATTCAATCAAATCTAAGCAGTATATTCATTCCCCAGCACTAACACCTACATGTCTCAACAAGATATCTTATTTTCCTTTGCATCAATACCTTTAAGTAATCTCACCAGGTATCTTCCCCCTAAAGTAGCATCAACAATAGATGTTTCCTGAGTCATTAACACATGGC
This genomic interval carries:
- the LOC119808764 gene encoding olfactory receptor 7D4-like, with the protein product MNTENQTRILEFLLLGFSEDAEYQPLLFGLFLLMFVVAVLGNLLIILAVSSDSHLHTPMYFFLSNLSFSDICFISTTIPKMLVNIQTQSKSITYAGCITQMYFFMVFGGMDTFLLTLMAYDRFVAICHPLHYPVIMNPQLCGLLVLVSWFISCLYSLIQSLLMLRLSFCTNQIIKHFYCELAQALTVACSDTLLNHILLYIVTCILGFVPFSGILYSYSQIVSSIFQIPSSEGKYKAFSTCGSHLSVVSLFYGTGLGVYLSSDETSFSWKGMVASVMYTVVTPMLNPFIYSLRNKDIKKALQTLGRILFVM